From the genome of Sphingobacterium kitahiroshimense, one region includes:
- a CDS encoding ribonuclease H-like YkuK family protein: MTWQKYNGESIKTSIWDAVETNILKEIDLGNKLKVYIGTDSQIKRGTIDFATVIVFLREHRGGFMFVHKDKRNHLMGIKERMLLEVQKSIDVAYALCPLLEQYQVDLEVHADINTNPNFQSNVALKEAMGYIMGMGFVFKAKPESFASTTCANKQVQ; encoded by the coding sequence ATGACTTGGCAAAAATACAATGGCGAAAGCATCAAGACATCCATATGGGATGCTGTTGAAACCAACATCTTAAAAGAAATAGATCTAGGCAATAAGCTCAAAGTCTATATCGGGACAGATTCACAGATTAAAAGAGGAACTATTGATTTTGCAACCGTTATTGTTTTCCTCCGAGAACACCGAGGCGGATTTATGTTCGTACATAAAGATAAAAGAAATCACCTGATGGGCATTAAAGAACGGATGCTCCTCGAAGTTCAAAAATCCATCGACGTTGCTTACGCACTTTGTCCACTCCTAGAGCAATACCAAGTCGATTTGGAAGTCCATGCAGACATTAATACCAACCCTAATTTTCAATCTAATGTCGCATTAAAAGAAGCCATGGGTTACATTATGGGAATGGGTTTTGTGTTTAAGGCAAAACCAGAATCATTTGCCAGTACGACTTGTGCAAACAAGCAAGTACAATAA
- the pnuC gene encoding nicotinamide riboside transporter PnuC translates to MPAIIQQIIQQFAQTTMLEWIGTITGFLCVYLATKQHILNWPISVISVVTYGYIFYHSKLYGDAVLQLYFLGTAIYGWYYWSKKIRENDKPIVSFTKREMLFTIITIGILTALLGTFLQKLTDSDVPYADGFCTAVSFVAQFLMTRKVLQNWLLWVFVDICYIPLYLHKGLLLTAILYFVFAVIAWGGYRDWKSTYRTFMQ, encoded by the coding sequence ATGCCAGCAATTATACAGCAGATTATACAACAATTTGCCCAGACGACCATGCTTGAATGGATCGGTACCATCACCGGTTTTTTATGTGTCTATCTCGCCACTAAACAACATATCCTTAATTGGCCCATTAGCGTAATCAGTGTGGTGACCTATGGCTATATTTTCTATCATAGTAAATTATATGGGGACGCTGTATTACAACTCTATTTTTTAGGTACAGCCATTTATGGCTGGTATTATTGGTCAAAGAAAATCAGAGAAAACGATAAGCCTATTGTCTCCTTTACAAAACGTGAAATGCTGTTCACGATAATTACTATCGGAATCCTGACTGCTTTGCTTGGCACTTTTCTACAAAAGCTGACCGATTCAGACGTTCCATATGCAGATGGTTTTTGCACTGCCGTAAGCTTTGTTGCACAATTTTTAATGACACGAAAAGTACTGCAGAACTGGCTACTGTGGGTTTTTGTAGATATCTGTTATATTCCACTTTACCTACATAAAGGTTTATTGCTAACGGCGATTCTATATTTTGTATTTGCCGTGATTGCTTGGGGAGGTTATAGAGACTGGAAGTCCACTTATCGTACTTTTATGCAATAA
- the uvrB gene encoding excinuclease ABC subunit UvrB — translation MKFQLTSEYKPTGDQPTAIKELVQGLNEGEQYQTLLGVTGSGKTFTVANVIQQTQKPTLILSHNKTLAAQLYGEFKQFFPDNAVNYFVSYYDYYQPEAFIASSNTYIEKDLAINEEIEKLRLATTTALMSGRRDVIVVSSVSCIYGMGNPEDFSKSIFRFAVGTVISRNAFLHRLVEILYARTTTEFKRGTFRVKGDTVDIFPAYLDFAIRVSFFGDEIDELSEIDPVTGKTLSRMEDLALFPATLFVTPKEKFTSTIWAIQEEMVQRRTQLEEEGKMLEAKRLEERVNYDLEMMRELGYCSGIENYSRFFDGREPGMRPFCLLDYFPEDYLLVIDESHVTIPQLRAMYGGDRSRKIALVEHGFRLPAALDNRPLNFPEFESLTNQTIYVSATPGDYELQQTEGVFVEQVIRPTGLLDPIIEVHPAINQVDDFLEEADKAIKAGGRVLATTLTKRMAEELTKYMTKLHIKVRYIHSEVKTLERVEILRGLRLGEFDVLVGVNLLREGLDLPEVTLVAILDADKEGFLRSQRSLIQTIGRAARNDKGRVIMYADRMTDSMAATIDETTRRREKQMKYNEEHHITPRTVGKTKEEIMEQTSVADFNGLEPKIYVEPDPSVAIAADPVLQYLGEKELKKAIDTVRKKMEKAAKEMDFLEAAKLRDEMFSLEKIFDERFK, via the coding sequence ATGAAGTTCCAACTTACGTCTGAATATAAGCCTACTGGAGATCAACCTACTGCAATCAAAGAATTGGTGCAGGGTTTAAACGAAGGAGAACAATACCAAACACTCTTAGGGGTGACTGGATCTGGAAAAACGTTTACAGTGGCGAATGTGATTCAGCAAACACAGAAACCGACTTTAATACTCAGCCATAATAAAACATTAGCAGCTCAGCTTTACGGAGAGTTTAAGCAGTTTTTTCCTGACAATGCTGTCAATTATTTTGTCTCTTACTACGATTACTATCAGCCGGAAGCTTTTATCGCTTCATCGAATACGTATATTGAGAAAGATCTAGCGATCAATGAAGAGATTGAGAAATTACGTCTTGCTACTACAACGGCACTGATGTCGGGAAGGCGTGATGTTATTGTTGTATCTTCTGTTTCCTGTATTTATGGTATGGGTAATCCTGAAGATTTCTCCAAGTCGATTTTTCGATTTGCTGTTGGGACAGTGATTTCCCGTAACGCATTTTTGCATCGCTTGGTTGAGATCTTGTATGCGCGTACGACGACTGAATTTAAGAGAGGTACTTTTCGTGTGAAGGGAGATACAGTAGATATTTTCCCAGCCTATTTGGATTTTGCCATTCGCGTATCATTTTTTGGTGATGAGATTGATGAGTTGAGTGAAATCGATCCGGTAACAGGAAAGACCTTAAGTAGAATGGAAGATCTAGCTCTTTTTCCTGCAACACTCTTTGTAACACCAAAGGAAAAGTTTACTTCAACGATCTGGGCAATTCAAGAAGAGATGGTGCAACGTAGGACACAGTTGGAAGAGGAAGGAAAGATGTTGGAAGCGAAACGTCTGGAAGAACGTGTTAATTACGATCTGGAGATGATGCGAGAGCTTGGCTATTGTTCCGGAATTGAAAATTATTCGCGGTTTTTTGATGGTCGTGAGCCTGGGATGCGTCCTTTCTGTTTACTGGATTATTTTCCCGAAGATTATTTACTTGTTATAGACGAAAGTCATGTAACGATTCCGCAATTACGTGCCATGTATGGTGGAGACCGTTCCAGAAAAATTGCTTTGGTAGAACATGGTTTTAGGTTACCGGCAGCGCTTGACAATAGGCCTTTGAATTTCCCTGAATTTGAATCTTTGACGAATCAGACGATTTATGTTTCTGCAACACCGGGAGATTACGAGTTACAGCAGACGGAAGGTGTTTTTGTTGAGCAAGTTATACGGCCGACAGGGTTGTTAGATCCGATTATTGAAGTTCATCCTGCGATTAATCAGGTGGATGATTTCCTTGAGGAAGCAGATAAGGCCATTAAAGCCGGTGGACGTGTGTTAGCGACAACGTTGACGAAGCGTATGGCAGAAGAGTTAACCAAATATATGACTAAGCTGCATATAAAAGTTAGGTATATTCACTCTGAGGTAAAGACATTGGAACGGGTCGAAATTTTAAGAGGATTGCGTCTTGGTGAATTTGATGTTCTGGTAGGGGTCAACTTATTGAGGGAAGGTCTTGATTTACCTGAAGTAACATTAGTCGCGATATTGGATGCTGATAAGGAAGGTTTTTTGCGTTCTCAGAGATCATTGATTCAGACAATCGGTCGTGCTGCGCGTAATGACAAAGGGCGTGTGATCATGTATGCAGATCGGATGACAGATAGTATGGCTGCTACTATTGATGAGACTACCCGCCGTCGTGAGAAACAAATGAAATATAACGAAGAACATCATATTACGCCTCGAACTGTCGGAAAAACTAAAGAGGAGATTATGGAGCAAACCTCGGTCGCTGATTTCAATGGACTGGAGCCGAAGATATATGTTGAGCCAGATCCTTCGGTAGCCATTGCCGCAGATCCGGTGTTACAATACCTAGGTGAGAAAGAGCTTAAAAAAGCGATCGATACAGTTCGTAAGAAAATGGAAAAGGCAGCCAAAGAAATGGACTTCTTAGAGGCCGCTAAACTTAGAGATGAGATGTTCTCCCTAGAGAAAATATTTGATGAACGATTTAAATAA
- the upp gene encoding uracil phosphoribosyltransferase, whose amino-acid sequence MLNILSTQNSIANQYIAELRDVNIQKDRMRFRRNLERLGEIFAYEISKTLTYAPVDVETPLGVANTQMLLDQPVLATILRAGLPLHQGLLNVFDHSDSAFIAAYRHTKKSGEFEIHKEYVNTPNLDNKIVIVADPMLATGKSAVLCCKDLLNDYAIRELHIVIAIASEEGIRHVQAFLPKATIWVGAVDNELTSKAYIVPGLGDAGDLAFGNKH is encoded by the coding sequence ATGCTCAATATCCTCAGCACACAGAACAGCATCGCAAATCAATACATTGCCGAACTACGTGATGTCAACATTCAGAAAGACCGCATGCGCTTCCGGCGCAATCTAGAACGCCTTGGGGAAATATTTGCCTATGAAATCAGTAAAACACTGACTTATGCACCTGTAGATGTAGAAACTCCATTGGGTGTTGCAAATACGCAGATGCTCCTTGATCAACCCGTTTTGGCAACTATTCTGCGAGCAGGATTACCCTTACATCAAGGTTTGTTGAATGTTTTCGATCACTCGGACAGTGCATTTATTGCGGCCTATCGTCACACCAAGAAAAGTGGTGAATTTGAAATCCATAAAGAATATGTAAACACCCCAAATCTGGATAACAAAATTGTCATTGTTGCCGATCCGATGCTCGCCACCGGAAAAAGCGCCGTACTATGCTGTAAGGATCTTTTAAATGATTATGCAATTAGAGAATTACATATTGTTATTGCCATCGCTTCCGAAGAAGGTATTAGACATGTGCAGGCATTCTTACCCAAAGCGACAATATGGGTCGGAGCAGTAGATAATGAACTGACAAGCAAAGCGTACATTGTACCCGGTTTAGGCGATGCGGGAGACCTTGCTTTTGGAAATAAGCATTAG
- a CDS encoding AAA family ATPase, with translation MSTSNPELMKIAVVGPESTGKSTIAQAIARHFNTVCVPEFAREYCKNLHNEYTLQDEVNMYYGQIALEDTLIPLAHNNMLICDTTILTVKIWCDHLFGDTPQEVKNEIQQRPYDLFLLMDIDLPWEEDPLRDFPEQREHFMEVWKQELNQLNARYAIISGLGAERFENALKAIKSK, from the coding sequence ATGAGTACATCAAATCCAGAATTAATGAAGATCGCTGTCGTTGGACCTGAATCAACAGGTAAATCAACGATTGCTCAGGCTATAGCAAGACATTTCAACACGGTTTGCGTTCCTGAATTTGCACGTGAATATTGTAAAAACTTGCATAATGAATACACGCTGCAAGATGAAGTTAATATGTATTATGGACAAATCGCGCTTGAAGACACTTTAATACCTTTAGCTCATAATAATATGTTGATATGTGATACAACGATATTGACTGTCAAAATCTGGTGTGATCATCTCTTTGGTGATACACCTCAGGAAGTAAAAAACGAAATACAACAACGACCATATGACCTTTTCCTACTCATGGATATCGACCTACCATGGGAGGAAGATCCATTACGCGATTTTCCGGAGCAACGTGAACACTTTATGGAAGTGTGGAAACAGGAATTAAATCAACTCAATGCGCGATATGCCATTATTTCCGGATTAGGAGCTGAACGTTTTGAAAATGCACTTAAGGCGATTAAAAGCAAATAG